In Tenebrio molitor chromosome 8, icTenMoli1.1, whole genome shotgun sequence, a genomic segment contains:
- the RpL7A gene encoding large ribosomal subunit protein eL8 yields the protein MVQKKPKKKTGKKVAAAPLAVKKVEQKKEVNPLFEKRSRNFGIGQDIQPPRDLSRFVKWPKYIRIQRQKAVLQKRLKVPPPINQFRQTLDKQTATQLFKVLEKYRPETELQKKNRLKAAAESKVAKKEEAPQKRPNTLRAGTNTVTKLVEQKKAQLVVIAHDVDPIELVLFLPALCRKMGVPYCIIKGKARLGLLVRRKTCSSVALTKIESGDRSNLTKIIDVIKTNFNDRADEIRRHWGGGILGSKSAARIAKIERAKAKELAQKQG from the exons ATGGTCCAAAAGAAG CCTAAGAAGAAGACGGGAAAGAAGGTGGCGGCGGCCCCTCTTGCCGTCAAGAaagttgaacaaaaaaaagagGTGAATCCTCTTTTTGAGAAGAGGAGTCGCAACTTCGGCATTG GACAAGATATCCAACCCCCTCGTGATTTGTCTCGTTTTGTCAAGTGGCCCAAATATATCCGCATCCAGCGTCAGAAAGCTGTTTTGCAAAAACGTCTCAAGGTACCTCCCCCAATCAACCAATTTAGGCAAACTCTTGATAAGCAAACTGCCACACAACTTTTCAAAGTGTTGGAAAAGTACCGCCCAGAAACtgaattgcaaaaaaagaaTCGCCTAAAGGCTGCTGCTGAGAGCAAAGTGGCAAAGAAAGAGGAAGCTCCCCAGAAAAGACCTAATACATTGAGAGCTGGTACCAACACTGTGACAAAATTGGTGGAACAAAAGAAAGCACAGTTGGTGGTGATTGCCCATGATGTTGATCCTATTGAACTGGTCTTGTTCCTCCCAGCTTTGTGCAGAAAGATGGGTGTACCATATTGTATCATCAAAGGTAAAGCTAGGTTGGGTCTCTTGGTAAGGAGGAAAACATGTTCATCTGTAGCATTGACCaag ATTGAATCTGGGGATCGTAGCAACTTGACAAAGATTATTGACGTTATTAAGACCAACTTCAATGACCGCGCTGATGAGATCAGGCGTCACTGGGGCGGCGGTATTTTAGGATCCAAGTCTGCGGCTcgtattgcaaaaattgaaagggCGAAGGCAAAGGAACTTGCCCAGAAACAAGGTTAA
- the PpV gene encoding serine/threonine-protein phosphatase 6 catalytic subunit, translating into MSSELDNWIEIAKQCKYLTENDLKKLCSIVCDILLEESNVQPVSTPVTVCGDIHGQFYDLEELFRRGGQVPETNYIFLGDFVDRGYYSLETFTRLLTLKAAYPNKITLLRGNHESRQITQVYGFYDECLTKYGNVNAWKYCCSVFDLLTVAALIDEKILCVHGGLSPDIKTVDQIRTLERNQEIPHKGAFCDLVWSDPEDVETWSSSPRGAGYLFGAKVTHDFMQINSLSLICRAHQLVHEGYKYMFDDKLITVWSAPNYCYRCGNIASILEFQSTDKVEAKLFHAVPDSERVIPSRSVTPYFL; encoded by the exons atgtCATCAGAATTGGATAACTGGATTGAAATAGCGAAACAGTGCAAATATCTGACCGAAAATGATTTAAAGAAATTGTGCAGTATTGTATGTGATATTCTGCTGGAAGAATCTAACGTTCAACCAGTATCAACTCCTGTGACAGTATGTGGTGATATACACGGTCAG TTTTATGATTTGGAGGAGTTATTTAGACGCGGGGGTCAAGTCCCAGAGACTAACTACATATTTCTAGGAGATTTTGTTGACCGGGGTTATTACAGTCTAGAGACTTTCACTAGATTACTCACTTTAAAAGCAGCCTACCCAAATAAAATCACATTGTTGAGGGGTAATCATGAAAGTAGACAAATCACACAAGTCTACGGTTTCTATGATGAATGCCTCACTAAATATGGCAATGTGAATGCTTGGAAGTATTGTTGCTCAGTATTTGATCTACTTACAGTAGCCGCTTTGATTGATGAGAAAATTTTATGTGTACATGGGGGGTTGAGTCCTGACATCAAAACTGTAGATCAAATTCGGACTTTAGAGAGAAATCAGGAGATACCCCATAAAGGTGCATTTTGTGATTTAGTTTGGTCTGATCCGGAGGATGTGGAAACATGGTCATCCAGTCCTCGAGGCGCAGGTTATTTGTTTGGGGCCAAGGTCACTCATGACTTTATGCAGATCAATTCGCTATCACTAATCTGTAGAGCACATCAATTGGTCCATGAAG gCTACAAGTACATGTTCGACGATAAATTAATTACGGTGTGGTCGGCCCCGAATTATTGCTATCGCTGTGGCAACATTGCAAGCATTTTGGAATTCCAGTCTACGGACAAGGTGGAAGCGAAATTGTTTCACGCTGTACCAGATTCTGAGCGGGTTATTCCAAGCAGAAGTGTAACTCCttactttttgtaa
- the RpLP0-like gene encoding mRNA turnover protein 4 homolog, giving the protein MPKSKRDKKVSLTKTDKKGLALKQKIVEDVRNCVEKYSSLYVFTFRNMRNERMKEVRDEWKPSRFFFGKNKVIGVGLGRNKEEEVADDLHKLSKCLKGQCALLFTDCDKSEVVEWFDNYSFEDFARSGCTVDQTISLPEGPLKQFAHSIEPYLRQLGMPTKLDRGVVTLIKDYEVCKSGSVLTPEQAKILELLGHRLATFKLDLRAAWIKGVGFERLDGKSDDLDENMDEVEDE; this is encoded by the exons ATGCCCAAATCCAAGAGAGATAAGAAAG tcTCTTTAACCAAGACGGACAAGAAAGGTCTTGcacttaaacaaaaaatcgtgGAGGATGTTCGAAATTGcgttgaaaaatattctagCCTTTATGTCTTCACATTCAGAAATATGAGGAATGAAAGGATGAAAGAGGTTCGTGACGAATGGAAACCTAGTAGATTTTTCtttggaaaaaacaaagttattgGTGTGGGTTTAGGTAGAAACAAAGAGGAAGAAGTTGCTGATGATTTACACAAA CTTTCCAAATGTCTGAAAGGGCAGTGTGCCCTCCTTTTTACAGATTGTGATAAATCTGAAGTAGTGGAATGGTTTGATAATTACAGTTTTGAAGATTTTGCAAGGTCTGGGTGTACAGTTGATCAGACAATTTCGTTACCTGAAGGTCCCTTAAAGCAATTTGCACACTCAATAGAGCCATATTTGAGGCAACTAGGAATGCCCACAAAACTTGACAGAG GAGTTGTTACCTTAATCAAAGATTACGAAGTATGCAAGAGTGGCAGTGTGTTAACGCCAGAACAAGCAAAAATTCTAGAATTATTAGGCCACAGGTTGGCCACATTTAAACTTGATTTAAGAGCGGCATGGATCAAAGGGGTGGGATTTGAAAGATTAGATGGAAAAAGTGATGACCTTGACGAAAATATGGATGAGGTGGAGGATGAATAA
- the LOC138136340 gene encoding armadillo-like helical domain-containing protein 3, with protein sequence MATKKGAVSGPKRQFKEKIVQIYETLFKGENLPISNSQFWDEFFLLKPKTVYIDNEIQKMSQEQLFLAKSNLNLLVNSCIDTLNDQNYIRVVYAMQTLCAVIHAIFRKSSEIDSDIFLIGFENSEEKVRVLLSTCQGFLEGDVPHILKCLSLKLLLILTTRMENINQNTLVEHVMNTSLFECLLKLVCHAQTRQVHGYDVVLLLTLLVNYRKYDAANPYVVKLSILDDELALNGYGQVITSSLCEFCNQFNRELIENQHTSWLSSLTTMVGNIFISEEGVLRTQQMRANNAYLLAFYEAIHLNRNFITTLAHTQIDGSSPPSPINTLSAGSSPADMTTINVNSQPSNLLVIFFQYCSIVMQDTKSEAGLNTVKLCFLILCCITEDQYANSLMHDVGLAFKVCLHKLPMRHRKVSPDQTTSSQPLVCSLLDLLVEFFLSHMMKKFPIELYVLCISVLQRILCYQKRCRIRLNYVWKNLWTALLLVLRFLLQHENYLAKKMNIIDLSMKIVNIFNFFITYGDTFLPTPGSYDELYYELIRMHQIFDNIYSMGLRYSTAEGEYKDDALKLNNSLINVRAIIKHFSPKIEQWLISANLSTPTEQQILDVVKKNYDSLTLKLQDSLDQYDRYSEKPEHVTFFTHLIKNIVSDTCGNIGFTLVNLQKNEFITNELK encoded by the exons ATGGCCACGAAAAAGGGGGCTGTTTCCGGGCCGAAACgtcaatttaaagaaaaaattgtgcaAATTTACGAAACATTATTCAAGGGAGAGAACTTGCCTATTTCAAATTCACAATTCTGGGACGAATTCTTCCTTTTGAAGCCCAAAACAGTGTACATTGacaatgaaatacaaaaaatgtcaCAGGAGCAGCTATTTTTGGCCAAATCCAACTTGAACTTGCTTGTGAACAGCTGCATCGACACTCTGAACGATCAAAACTACATCAGAGTGGTATACGCGATGCAAACACTCTGTGCCGTAATTCACGCGATTTTCAGAAAGTCGTCGGAAATAGATTCGGACATTTTTCTCATCGGTTTTGAGAACTCTGAAGAGAAGGTTCGAGTTTTGCTGTCGACGTGTCAAGGATTCTTAGAGG GTGACGTCCCTCACATCCTGAAATGTCTTTCGTTGAAGCTCCTCCTGATCCTCACGACCAGAATGGAGAACATCAATCAAAACACTTTAGTCGAGCATGTGATGAACACTTCGCTTTTCGAATGTCTCTTAAAGTTAGTTTGTCACGCGCAGACGCGTCAAGTCCACGGTTACGACGTCGTGCTTTTGCTGACTTTGCTCGTAAATTACCGAAAATACGACGCCGCCAATCCGTACGTTGTTAAATTGTCGATTTTAGATGACGAATTAGCTTTGAACGGGTATGGACAAGTGATCACGTCTTCATTGTGCGAGTTCTGCAACCAGTTCAACAGGGAACTGATCGAGAATCAGCACACGTCTTGGTTGTCGTCGCTCACCACGATGGTGGGGAACATCTTCATATCTGAAGAAGGCGTGTTGAGGACGCAGCAGATGAGGGCGAATAACGCGTACTTGTTGGCGTTTTACGAAGCCATACACTTGAACAGGAATTTTATAACGACGTTGGCTCACACGCAGATCGACGGCAGTTCTCCTCCGTCGCCCATCAATACTTTGAGCGCAGGGAGCAGTCCAGCCGACATGACTACCATCAACGTCAACTCGCAACCGTCGAACCTTTTGGtcatattttttcaatattg tTCTATAGTAATGCAAGACACCAAAAGTGAAGCAGGCTTGAACACTGTAAAACTGTGCTTCCTGATCCTTTGCTGCATCACGGAGGACCAATACGCCAATTCTTTGATGCACGACGTCGGCTTAGCCTTCAAAGTGTGCCTCCACAAGTTACCAATGCGCCACAGAAAAGTCTCCCCGGACCAGACGACATCGTCCCAACCCCTCGTCTGCTCCTTACTAG ATTTATTGGTGGAATTTTTCTTAAGTCACATGATGAAAAAATTCCCCATTGAACTGTACGTCCTGTGCATAAGCGTACTACAACGCATCCTGTGCTACCAGAAAAGGTGCCGGATCAGACTGAACTACGTGTGGAAGAACCTGTGGACTGCGCTACTTCTAGTCTTACGTTTCCTCTTGCAGCACGAGAACTACCTAGCTAAAAAGATGAACATAATCGACTTGTCGATGAAAATCgtcaacattttcaattttttcataacTTACGGTGACACGTTCCTGCCAACACCCGGTAGCTACGACGAGTTGTACTACGAACTGATACGTATGCACCAGATCTTCGACAATATCTATTCGATGG GTCTGCGGTACTCCACAGCGGAGGGAGAATACAAAGACGACGCTTTAAAACTTAACAACAGTCTGATAAACGTGAGGGCGATTATTAAGCACTTCTCGCCGAAGATCGAGCAGTGGCTCATTTCTGCCAACCTGTCGACGCCCACAGAGCAGCAAATTCTCGACGTAGTCAAGAAGAACTACGACAGTCTGACACTAAAGTTGCAAGATTCGTTGGATCAGTACGATAGGTACAGCGAGAAACCAGAACATGTGACGTTCTTCACGCATCTGATCAAGAATATCGTGTCCGACACTTGCGGTAATATAGGATTTACATTGGTTAATTTGCAAAAGAACGAGTTTATAACTAATGAattaaaatga